The sequence below is a genomic window from Lolium perenne isolate Kyuss_39 chromosome 4, Kyuss_2.0, whole genome shotgun sequence.
ACATAGTACTGAATACATTGGCACACAATAGCAAACTGAATTCATCACAGAAGTAGTTGGACAACTCAGACCAAGAAAATAATAATTATGAAGTTTGGTTGGGAGAAATCTTTCTACCTGAACTGTGAATTTACTCTTATTTATGTTATTAGGTTATTAGGAAGCATCTGGTATCGTTGCTAGAATATGAGACATTGAAATTTCATAGATAAGCTCCATATGGTATCTAAATCTGGCAGTTTGAAGTTGGCGGTCCACTGACACGGGACCTTAAAGACAGAAAATGATAGTGGTTCCTAAGTGACAAACAACAAGTTTATAATTGTACCAAATCTATAAACGTTTCCAAAATGATTTGGATTATGAATTACTAATAGAATTTTAATATGAAACATATATTCAGTATGAAAATTTGCACTACTTCAAGTATTAGAATATCATAGTGAAAAAGCTTTTTCTACTGAAAGTAAATGAAGCCATATTGTATTAACTAAAAAGAGACCTCTAAATTTGTACTCAAAGAAAAGGTTTTACAAACATGTCCATGTATAAAAAAAAGCAAGTTATCCAAAGAAAAAAAAGGCTATTGTGTTGTGTAAAATATATACCACTCAGAGATTTGAGACCAACAAACCTTATAAAGCTTCATCAGCCATACATGTTCTTTTATTCTAGCGAACTTATATGTTCACCAAGCATGTCCCAAAGAGTATTCTCCTAGGTCACTTGCATGGCAAGAATGTTCCCTAACACCCTAATTTCCAGGTTTCAAGCCCTATATTCCAGAGATTTTTCATAGCTCAGGGACATGATCTAGCAGTGTTTGGTGACCTTTCAGAGCTCCTATATGCTCAGTTTGGTTAGCATGTCACGTTTCAGGACCTCATATAGGATCAGTATGTCTGGAAACCAAGACTGTACATTACTTGTGATTTTGTCCCATAGCAGCAGAACAGAGAAACTCCATGTCTGGCAGGACCAGCTTGGCTCAGTAGACATAACATGCAAACTTATAAACACATCACCGAAGGACAAATGTAACATTCTTGGCATGAGCATCAGAACTTATTTCTTATTTCGCATAGTAATATTCAACAAACAATATGGCTCCCATTAGGGACATGATTAATTGTTTCTATACAAAATAAGTGCATCTCTAAAATCACAGATGCACACATAAATACAGAATAAAGAGGAAACATCATGACTTTCGTGTCAGTCAAAACTCACAAGTCACAATCCTGACGGCAAGTTTAAACATCCAAGGATTTTAGAAGCACCTCTCGTGCCACTAAGAACACCCCCTTCCACACTTGGACTTGCGCAGAAATCTCCACAAATAGCCAACCTAATACTCTTCTCCCACACACACTTATCATCACCGCCAATAGAAATGGCCGGGAAAGCACCACCCCTGCAATTTTGTTGGTGCGAAGTACAAATATGAAAGGTATTGTTATATATTTGAATAACTAAATATTATTCAACCTAGAAGAGCTGAAGAGAAGATCTAGAAGACCGACCATCTATGAGCTTTCATAAAAATTGGTTGTGGAATGTTCAGTCCGGTTGCCTGAAATTCTTTAAACAATTCTTCTGCCACCTTAGCAAGGGCATCTGCCGATGGTTTGCGGGGACCCATACTGCTTATTACCTTAGAAGCATACTCAGTGGTTGAACGTAGTACCCACGATTGACTGTATAGAAAGAAGTAAATTTAGTGAAATTGAATTATATCACGTAAAAGATGATACTGCACATAGAAGAAGCGCATACATGTTAGCAGGAACACATGCACGTCCTGGCTTACTACTATCGCAAAATGCCCAGCTTAGACAATCGGATTTGTAGAAAGAAAACCCTTGGACAGGTACCTGAATAAAACACCAAGAGCGATGAACAACGATGGTCTATAAATGTATAAATTAATATAACAGGTGACTGCTTATACCATAGCCAGAGGCTCTGAGAATGCTAGCATCAGAGCAAAACAGGGGCGGACTGGGATATCTTGAAACATTGTTGACAAATGTGGAAATGCTGACAAATCTGACAAAACATGAAAAGTAAAGGTGACGATCCATCATACATCTGTGCAATAATCACTACTACTCAGCAATTAGTAGAAATTTTGTAATGTAATGAACTAGCTAAGTGAAGCCTTTCACTGAAATATGCAAGTTCTTTGGAGGGAACCTATATTGCACCCTTCGAGAACAATTTTATCTAAACATAGTAGCCAGAGAAGAAAAACATGATTTAAAATTCCTGGAGTAAGAATGGGACATGGATTTATAACCCATACAGTTTATTTCTTACAATTTGACTGTTTAGCATGTGCGGCTATCCTGATTAAATACAATGATAGCTGTCCTGATTTATAGAACTGGTCTGAAGATAGCATTTCTTCAAAAAGAGAACTAAATGCAGGTAATGCAATAAACTTGACTTTTTTCTCGAGCAAACACACGAAGCTTGTCATGTGGCAGTAACTAGCGGATATTATGAAGAAGAAAAATGGCAGTGGAATAGAACAAACCAAGAGGTGGCGGTTTTCCAGTCAGCCCAGAAACCTTTTGTGATGCTACATTCTTATCGGTTGCTACCACATAATCAAAAGTGCCAAGATCTTTGCCATCCAAGCTAGCCAGTGACCATGAGCTCCTATCTTGAAGCCAATCCATCTTTCCAATAGTGACACCAAATTTGGCCATCACACCTGGCACAAGAGACAGCAAGTATGAGCATCAAGAATGTGTGTTCTTTCTCTCTCGGTAGCAGAGAATCAAATATTTTGCAGAAAGTCTGACCATCCTCTTGACACAAAGATTTGCATATTGAGTTCATGCCTGGAACTCCCACATACTTCTTAATTGTTCCCTCCTGCAAGGATATAATCCGAGGACAGGAGCAAATGTTAATGAAAGTGTCGATTCAGGCGTGCAGCAAAACTAACATAAATGATGGTAATCTACCCCACCTCCATGGCTCCATATTTTGATAACGAGCAGGAAATAATCAGAAAATTTTCATATAGAAAATTGTAGGAATAAAATGGAAGTTTGATCCAACTAGTTGATTTCTAGGTCCAGTATATATGCAGTAAGCCAGTAATGATCCTATTTGTCAGCTAAAATTTAATCTGAGTACTCTAGGTTCTGAGTGCTACGTTCCCAATGCCATCTGTGCTATGAACTGACAAGTATTGAGTATGAAGGTTCAAACCTTATCGAAATCCCTGAATTTTCCGGTCTCCCGGTCGAAGCAAGCGAACATGGCCTTCCACTCGGCGACGAGCCCGCGCGCCTCCCACCCGCCCACGACCCGGGCAACCTCGTCGTTGCTGACGGCGAAGTACGGCGCGCCGTGGTCGAAGCGCAGCTCCGTGCCGTCGTCCATCACCTCCCTGCGCGCACCTCGCCCCACCAAAACGCGAACACCAGTCAGTCAGAGCCGAAAAGCGACAGTGCGACGCACCCCGCGGGCAGCGAATCGGGCGAGCTGTGCACCTCCGCTGCGCCATGCGGCCGCCGGCGCCGCGGCCGGAGTCGAAGAGCGTCACCGCCACCCCGCGCGCGGCCAGGAGCGACGCGCACACGGCGCCCGTGACTGCGATCGGGGGAAAAAGGGGGCGACCGAATCAGGAATTCAGCGGCAGTTCTGTGTTAGGAGGGGGATCGATCGATCTGGGGCGCTTACTTCCGCCTCCGATGAcggcgacgttggccgcggcgGCGCTCATTGTCGGATGCttcccggcgacggcgaggcgtcCTTGTCGGGGTTGGGGAAGGAAGTGTGGCGCGGCGGTGTGCGATCGAAACGGAGGCCTTTTTTTGCGacggatttgttttttttttcctctGACAGCATTTGGTGGTGTGATGGAGATTAGCCGTTGCAGAGTGGACGTGGCGCCTCCCCGACCTATCATGTGTattttaggctacacaaaaataacaaatgtgTGAATGTGAATCTGAATATACTGATTCAAATCTTCAAAAAGAAATCAGACTTTGTCATTTTTATGTAGCTCAGAAAATAAAATATTTGTAATTGAGATTTTATATGTTAGTGAGATACATCATCATCTCCTTTTAGAATTTTGTTAAATAATTTTTTTAAACATATAAATACTATTTTCGAATTTTTTTAATACGGTGAGAGCACTAGTGGGATCCAAAATGACTTTTCGCCAATACACCCCCTTGTTGCAAATAGCGCTTTTTTTTTCAAATATTGGTAAATGTTGAAACATGAATCTATAGAATTTGAAGGGCGTGTAGGCAGTGCCCCAGACAAACGTACGCCGAACCAATGCTTGGGTATCACCGGATTATATTTCAATAGATGAGTCACTTGTAAGAGGTCTTGATAAACCTCCACCGACATAGGTAAAGCAAAGCAAGAGGTGAGATCACCAACTCCCACAATTGCAACTACCGAAGTGTTCTCATCCAAAGCATAGGAAAATAGCCAAGTAAATTTGTAACGAGGTACCTCTCTATTTCACCAGAAATCCTTCCAAAAAAGAACCGATGTGCCATTGCCAATTTTACATTGAGAGATATTCATGTAGTCACCTACCAAGCTGAATATGACACGCCACCAAAATTATCCTTGTTTAGACTAGGCATGTGGCACAATGTCTCCACAAGTCTCTCTGGAATAGAACTTGTGTAACTATGTAAGAAGCAGCCATTTATTTTGTAATCCAAGTTTAAGATTTCTAGGCCACCCTGCTTTTTAGGTCTGTAAACTAGAGATCTCGCTACCAAAGCATTGGTAGATGTTGACTCGTCGATGGCCATGTTCCAGTTGATCGACCGAACAGGGCCCCCAAATTCTAGGGGCCCCCAATTTCTGCTCGCTAGTACTAGTTAGCGTTAATTAATTTGCTTGGCCCATTTATTTTGCTCCTGCAGCCTAGCACCAACAAACTCTCTAGCAGGCCACGATGGAATACCCCACGATCACACAGGAAGAAATAAAAAGATGTTATCATTCTTCGGCTCGAGGTTTGCATTCCCCAGTCAAGAGCGAGCGGCGACATTTCGATGAAAAAATACAATGTATCTCTTCAGATGTTCGCTCGCCGATTGTTGTTCCTGGACACTGGTGCTTGCCGGCTGTCGATTGTTGTTCCTGAACCCTGGTGCTTGCCGGCGTGGCCACCCCTTCGCCGTTCGCCTGATGAGGAGATGAGCCTACGCAGCTACCAGCAAACCGTTGATCGGCGATCAGACGATCACGCGTTTATGACCGCTGCAACTCGTCTAGTCATGTTAATTTTTTTAAGATTACTTGTTTAATTTATTAAATTGTGAAACGTGACAACTCATGAGAAAACGAAGTGTCAATAAGTGTTAGAAAAAAATACTCTAAGAAAAAAGAGACATAAGAAGCAGCAGCTCAGTCTCAAAAGTGTGCTACTTTATTAGAAAGGTACGATTGAGGAttttatctataatatctaaattggAGCAACCCACTAAAGGAATTCTCTCAACATGTGGGCCTCTTAACATGCAAGACATCCACCTCACCAAGAGCTCCATGTCACACATGTTTCCACATCATCCTGCTTTGTATTATTTTTCGTGTCTTCCAACTTAATTATGTACTTTTATATATCCACTTTCCTTGAGTAAATGGTTTGAGTGGCTCAAATTCTGGAAACGTCACGGAGATGAAGTCGACTGAAGTCGACGAGTCTGCCCTCCTACTTAGACCTTTTGTATTCTCTCTCCTATATATCTCACATTTTTTCATGCTCCTTTGTCTACTTCGTTTCCTTCCTCCAGTCAGTCTCCCAATTTGCTTCATCCTCTCCCGTTTGTTCCCTCGTGACTGTCAATCACTATATCTCTCTAGGTGGCGGTACTGTCTACCACATATGGTAGGGTGATGAACCCAAATTTCAGAGTTCCTGGAACTATAAATAAGTGAGTTGGCTTTTGTACATATTGGATACTACCCATTCAGCAATCAGATGCAACTAAACCAAATCATCATTCCACAGGAGGTGGGTAAGTAGCTGTTGAACTTCATCTTTGCTTTTCCATGTGCTGGATACTTGAATAGTACAATGTTCAGAAAATTTTCAGGTGCGGCCAAGTTGTAACCAAATTTCATTTCACAAGAAGTAGGTAAGTAGCTATTGAAAGCGTTTCTTTCTGTAGGCAATCCACTACAGAGTAATACTGCTATTCGTTGTCAATTTCATCTCCAAACTGAAGATGATTTTCAATTATCTTTTTGTTGTTCTGTATTGCAGGTACTAGGTTCTTTTCGTATTAGATCAGTCTTCCAACAACAAAAAATTGTAATACATTTATTTAGAATTGAGAAGTATGAATTCATTTTGACCTTGAAGATCAGATGATTCGCCAAAGATTTTGAAGCTAGCGCTTTATATATGGGCTCAAAGAATATTAACTTAAGGTGGAACGTCTCTCTTCCTAGAGAGTATAAAATTAATTTGTTGCTCACATATTAGAAGTATTTTCACACCGATGTGTACACTATATTGTCATCAGTGATCCTCTGTGTCAAAGTTATTCGAGTTTGTTTAAAGTATATATAGTTTCATCTCTTCAGATAATCCATTTGAATTAGTAGTTAAGATCATTATTTGTTTGTGAAAGATGCATATTTCTATCTAGCACTATGGTTCAAAATTAGTAAACAAGGCATTCAGCCATTTTTATTAAAACCAATATAGTTATTTACGTAATAACTTGAGAGGGTCATTCCAATTTTTTCTTTGATTTACCTTTTCGATAAAAAAATAGAAGTTTCCTATGGATATTTGGAAATCTACTAGgtgattcaaaccaaaaaaaaattaaCACTTGAATTTTATTCACCTAATATTCCGCTGGAACGCGCGGGGAATCATCTAGTATAACTAAGAAGATCATCCCCACTATCTTATTTATCTCAACATGCAGCTATGAC
It includes:
- the LOC127292549 gene encoding uncharacterized protein isoform X1, which encodes MSAAAANVAVIGGGITGAVCASLLAARGVAVTLFDSGRGAGGRMAQRREVMDDGTELRFDHGAPYFAVSNDEVARVVGGWEARGLVAEWKAMFACFDRETGKFRDFDKEGTIKKYVGVPGMNSICKSLCQEDGVMAKFGVTIGKMDWLQDRSSWSLASLDGKDLGTFDYVVATDKNVASQKVSGLTGKPPPLDLSAFPHLSTMFQDIPVRPCFALMLAFSEPLAMVPVQGFSFYKSDCLSWAFCDSSKPGRACVPANIQSWVLRSTTEYASKVISSMGPRKPSADALAKVAEELFKEFQATGLNIPQPIFMKAHRWGGAFPAISIGGDDKCVWEKSIRLAICGDFCASPSVEGGVLSGTRGASKILGCLNLPSGL
- the LOC127292549 gene encoding uncharacterized protein isoform X2, producing MDDGTELRFDHGAPYFAVSNDEVARVVGGWEARGLVAEWKAMFACFDRETGKFRDFDKEGTIKKYVGVPGMNSICKSLCQEDGVMAKFGVTIGKMDWLQDRSSWSLASLDGKDLGTFDYVVATDKNVASQKVSGLTGKPPPLDLSAFPHLSTMFQDIPVRPCFALMLAFSEPLAMVPVQGFSFYKSDCLSWAFCDSSKPGRACVPANIQSWVLRSTTEYASKVISSMGPRKPSADALAKVAEELFKEFQATGLNIPQPIFMKAHRWGGAFPAISIGGDDKCVWEKSIRLAICGDFCASPSVEGGVLSGTRGASKILGCLNLPSGL